Proteins found in one Quercus robur chromosome 2, dhQueRobu3.1, whole genome shotgun sequence genomic segment:
- the LOC126706577 gene encoding V-type proton ATPase subunit G3-like, producing MDPFRGQGGIQMLLTAEQEAQSIVASAKSLKMGRLKQAKDEADREATLYRSHMEAEYQKTISETSGSSGSNAKRLEEETDLKIQNLKKSAARVSSDIVGMLIKYATTVPT from the exons ATGGATCCCTTCAGAGGACAAGGAGGCATTCAAATGCTGCTGACTGCAGAACAGGAAGCTCAAAGCATAGTTGCCAGTGCTAAAAGCT TGAAGATGGGAAGGTTGAAGCAAGCTAAAGATGAGGCTGATCGGGAAGCAACACTTTATCGTTCCCATATGGAAGCTGAATACCAAAAGACAATTTCTGAG ACAAGTGGGAGTTCTGGATCCAATGCAAAACGACTTGAAGAGGAAACTGATTTGAAGATTCAAAACTTGAAGAAGTCAGCTGCAAGGGTCTCATCAGATATAGTTGGCATGCTAATCAAGTATGCCACAACTGTGCCAACTTAA